AATAATTACTGCTGATCATGGAAATGATCCTACAACTATAAGTACAGATCATAGTCGCGAATATGTTCCATTATTATATTATGCAAAGGATAAAAAATCTAAAAATTTAGGTATAAGAAATTCATTTTCTGATGTTGCCAAAACAATTGCAGATTTTTATAAAATTGAAAATAATTTTCTCGGAGAAAGTTTTTTAAATTAAATAATATATTTTTTGGAATCATTTATCAACCTTGAAAAATTAAAATAAAGAAGTTAATATTAGAATCAAATATTCATAAAATTATAGGAAAAGATTGTGGTATTAGGTAAAGTTATTGGTACGGTTTGGTCAACTCGAAAAGATGAAAAATTAGTTGGGTCAAAGTTTCTAATTGTTAAAGAACTCGACTTAGAAAATAAACCAAAAAATAATTTTGTTGTTGCGGTTGATTCTGTTGGAGCGGGAGTTGGTGAAACGGTTTTATATGCTTCAGGAAGCTCTGCAAGAGCAACTGCTCAAACAAAAGATAAACCGGTAGATGCAGTTATAATGGCAATTGTTGATAAACTTGATGTCTCTGTAAAAGAATAAAGTATGTTATTAGGAAAAGTAATTGGTACAATTTGGGCAACAAAAAAATATGAAACTTTGAAGAGTTATAAAATGCAGCTAGTTCAACCAATAAATTCATCGATGGAAAAACTTGGCGATCCGTTAATTGCTGTTGATACTATTGGCGCTGGTCCTGGAGAAATTATTTTTTATGCAACTTCAAGTGAAGCAATTATTCCATTACATGATAAAACAACTCCGGTAGATGCATCAATTGTTGGAATTGTTGATTCAATAAATTCAGAATTTAAATAGGAGAATCTTTTGAAGATCTCTAAACAATTTACAAATCGTGATAGTCATTCACTCGATAAATATTTGCAAGAAATTGGCAAAGTAGAATTACTTAACGCAGAACAAGAAATTGATTATTCAATCCGTATTAAACATGGAGATCAAGTTGCATTAGAAAAATTAGTAAAAGCTAATTTGAGATTTGTTGTTAGCGTTGCTAAACAATATCAAAATCAAGGATTGTCTCTTGGCGATTTGATTAATGAAGGTAATTTGGGATTAATAAAAGCCGCAAAAAGATTTGATGAAACAAGAGGATTTAAATTTATCTCTTATGCGGTATGGTGGATTCGTCAATCAATTCTTCAAGCTTTAGCAGAACAATCAAGAATTGTGAGACTTCCGTTAAATAGAGTTGGTGCATTAAATAAAATTGGAAAAGCTTATAATAGTCTTGAGCAAGAGTATGAGCGTGAACCAACAGCAGCAGAAATTGCAAATGAATTGGAAATGGATTTAGAAGAAGTTTCGGAAACTTTGAAAATGTCAAATCGACATATTTCAATGGATGCACCGTTCACTCAAGGTGAAGAAAATAGTTTACTTGATGTTTTAGAAAGTGATGAAAATCCTTTGCCCGATAATTCGCTAATGTCAGATTCGTTAAAAAGTGAAATTGAAAGAGCGCTTTCTACATTAACTGAACGAGAATCTGAAGTTATACGTTTATATTTTGGATTTGATGGTGAACATTCTTTAACTCTTGAAGAAATTGGCGAACAATTTAATCTTACAAGAGAACGTGTAAGACAAATTAAAGAAAAAGCTATTAGAAGATTAAGGCATACATCAAGAAGCAAAAATTTGAGAGCCTATCTTGGATAATTAAATAATGCAAAAAATTTTAGAAAAATTAAAACAATTTCTAATTATAATAATTGCAGTATTAATTACTTCTTGTTCTTCCTCAAACTATATTCAAAAAAACTCACCCAAAGTTATTAAAATAAATAAACCTTCGGATCTGCCTAGAGTAAACCAAGAAATTGAAGAAGAGGAAATTCCAAATATTTCTGTAACGACAGAAAAAACAGAAGTAAAATCTTTAATTGAAAATTTATACACAATTGTTTCATCAAATAATAAAAAAGAAAAATTTTTGGATGAAATTGTAAAATTCCTAAACACACCTTACAGACGCGGTGGAGAATCGCAATCTGGTTTTGATTGTTCTGGATTTACTAAGACTGTTTATTTTAATACCATGAATATTGAACTTCCTCGGACAGCAAGAGATCAATACAAAATCAATGATATATTTAACGACAAATCATTATTAAAATTTGGCGATTTAGTTTATTTTGATACTTCAAAAAAATATTTTCCAGGTCATGTAGGAATTTATTTAAATGATGACTTATTTGCGCATGCGAGTACATCAAACGGTGTAATTATCTCATCACTTAATGAAGATTATTATTCAAAAAGATTTATTGGTGCAAATAGAGTAACAAGAAAAAATAATTAAATAAAAAGAGGGTATAATGAATTTTAGAATTGAAACAGATACTATGGGTGAAGTTCAAGTTCCAGTTGATAAATATTATGGAGCGCAAACTGCAAGATCACTAATGAATTTTAAAATTGGTGGAGATAGATTCCCAAGAGAAATGATACGTGCTCTTGGAATTCTTAAAAAAGCAGCAGCACTCGTAAATAATGAATTAGGAATGTTAAGCGAAGAAAAAGCAAATCTAATTTCTCAAGCTGCTCAAGAAGTAATTGATGGAAAACTTGATGATCATTTTCCGTTAGTTGTTTGGCAAACCGGAAGCGGAACACAAACTAATATGAATGCAAATGAAGTTATTTCAAACCGGGCAATTGAATTATCTGGCGGAATTATTGGAAGCAAAAAACCAATTCATCCAAATGATGATGTTAACAAAGCTCAATCTTCAAATGATACTTTCCCTACCGCAATGCACATTGCCGCAGTTGAAGAAATTAATAGAAGATTAATTCCTATGGTTACAAAACTTCGTGATGCATTAAAATTAAAATCTGAAGAATTTTCTGAAATAATCAAAATCGGCAGAACACACTTAATGGACGCAGTTCCGCTTACATTGGGACAAGAATTTTCCGGTTATGTACAACAGTTAAATTACGGTTTAGATAGAATTAATGGATGTTTACCTAGATTATCTGAATTAGCTCTTGGTGGAACTGCGGTTGGAACAGGGTTAAATACTCATATAAAATTTGCAGAATTATCAGCTCAAAAAATTTCAGAAATTTCCGGGAATAAATTTACATCGGCTCCAAATAAGTTTGAAGCACTTGCTGCTCATGATGCAATTGTTGAAGCTAGCGGAGTGTTAAAAACTTTAGCTGCATCATTAATGAAAATTGCGAATGATATTCGTTGGTTAGGTTCCGGTCCAAGATGTGGAATTGGTGAATTACTTTTACCCGAAAATGAACCAGGAAGCTCTATTATGCCCGGAAAAGTAAACCCAACGCAATCCGAAGCGATGACAATGGTTTGCGCACAAGTTATGGGAAATGATACAACAATAAATATCGGCGGCTCAAGCGGAAATTTTGAACTCAACGTTTTTAAACCAGTAATTATTTATAATTTACTTCAATCAATTCGTCTTCTTGCCGATGCATGCGAAAGTTTTACAGATCATTGTGTTGTTGGAATTGAGGCAAGTAAAATTAACATTCAAAAGCATTTAACAAACTCTTTAATGCTTGTTACTGCATTAAATCCTCATGTTGGTTATGATAACGCAGCAAAAATTGCGAAAAAAGCACATGCCGAAAATACAACTTTAGAGGAAGCCGCAATAGCTTTAGGACTTTTAACAGCTGAACAATTTAAACAATTTGTCCGACCAGAAAATATGATTGGTCCAAAAAGCTAAACAATTTTTAGGATAGTAAAAAACTTTACTATCCTAAAATTTATTTAAAAACTTTTCGAATTTTTAAAAAAAATCCAAATTTTATTAATGAAAATTCAGTAATTTTGAACGGTTCAAAAGTTTAATAAATTTAATCAATAATTTTTAAGAGAATTGAAATGGCTGAAAAATCAAATCAAATTCAAGAGAAATGCATTAATACCATAAGATTATTAGCTGCCGATGCAGTACAAAAAGCAAATTCAGGTCACCCAGGAATGCCGATGGGATTTGCTCCAGTTGCATATTTGCTTTATTCGAAAATTATGAAACACAATCCCGCAAATCCGAAGTGGATGAATAGAGATCGTTTTATTTTATCTGGCGGACATGGCAGTACTTTGTTATACAGTATTCTACATTTAAGCGGATACAAAATTTCAATTGATGATGTCAAAAATTTTAGACAATGGGAAAGTATTACTCCAGGTCATCCGGAATTTGGCTTAACTCCCGGTGTAGAAACTACAACTGGTCCTTTAGGACAAGGCTTAACTAATGCCGTTGGAATGGCAGTTGCACAAAAACATTTAGCAAGCAGATTTAATAAAAAAGGACATAAGCTTATAGATCATTTTATTTATGTTGAAGTTGGTGACGGCGATTTGATGGAAGGAATTTCTCATGAAGCTGCATCTTTTTCCGGACATAATAAATTAGGAAAGTTGATTGTTTTTTATGATGATAATGGAATTTCAATTGACGGACCAACTAGTTTATCATATTCTGATGATGTAGCAAAACGATTTGAAAGTTATAATTGGCATGTTCAAAAAGTTAATGATATTAAAAATTTAAAGGATATTGAACAAGCTGTAAAAATAGCACAAAAAGAAACAGAAAAACCTTCAATAATTATAGTTAAAAGTATAATTGGATACGGAAGCCCAAATAAACATAATACTTCTGAAGTTCATGGATCTCCGCTTGGTGAAAATGAATTAATACTTACTAAGAAAAATTTGGGATTTGATGAAACGAAAAAGTTTTTTGTTCCGGATGATGTAAAAAAACAATTCTCAACATTAAAAGAAAAAGGAAAATCTGAAGAAGAAAAATGGAATCAATTATTCAAAAATTATAAAGAGAAATTTCCTAAAGAAGCCAAATTGTTATCTGAAATGATTAAAGGAAATTTGGGAAATTCTTGGAAGAAAAAATTACCAAAATTTGAAAATTATGGTGAATCGATGGCAACTCGTTCAGCTTCCGGAAAAGTATTAAATTCGATTGTTTCAGAAATTCCTTCACTTTTGGGAGGTTCTGCAGATTTAACACCATCAAATAATACAGATCTTAAAGGATATGCAGATTTTAGTACAAAATCTCCAGATGGAAGATATATAAGATATGGAGTTCGTGAGCATGCAATGGCTGGAATTATGAATGGTATTGCAACTTACGGCGGATTGATTCCATATGGCGGAACATTTTTGGTTTTTGCAGATTATTTAAGACCATCAATTAGAATAGCTGCAATTTCTAAAATTAAACCAATTTACGTTTTTACACATGATAGCATTGGAGTTGGTGAAGACGGACCAACTCATCAACCGATTGAACAAATTGCTTCTTTAAGATCAATTCCGGGTTTAATTTTAATTCGTCCTTGTGATGCTAATGAAACTTCTCAAGCTTGGAAATTTGCAATTGAACATAATGGAAGTCCGGTAGCACTTGCATTAACTCGTCAAAATTTAAAAATTGTTGATAGAATAAAATTCGGCTCAGATGAAGGTCTTCAAAAAGGTGCTTACGTTTTAAAAGATTCTGAAGGAACACCAAATTTAATTTTAATTGCAAGTGGCTCAGAAGTTGATTTAGCACTAAAATCTGCCGAAGTATTAGAAAAAGAAAATATTAAAGTTAGAGTTGTTAGTTTTCCGAGTTGGGAAATTTTTGAAAAACAATCTGAAGATTATAAAGAATCAGTTTTCCCTAAATCTGTTCGTGCAAGAATTTCAATTGAAGCTGGAATTAGTCAAGGTTGGGAAAAATATGTAGGCTTAGATGGAAAAACTATCGCAATTGATAATAAATATGGAGCTTCTGCACCGCAAAATATTATTTTTGAAAAATATGGTTTTACTGTTGAAAATGTTGTGAATCAAGCAAAAAGTATTATATAAAAAATAATTTTGAGCTAAGGAGAATTTCTCTTTAGCTCTATTAAAATAAATATTTAATTCCTACAAAACCACCGATTAGCAAAACTGTAAATCCGATAGCTAACCAGTTAAAATATTTATCAATAAATCCTTTTATTTGCGGACCAAATTTCCAAATCAAAAAAGCTACTAGGAAAAATCTTCCTGCTCGGCTAATTATTGATGCAATTACGAAAAGAAAAATATTAACGTTTAAAGCACCCCCGGTAACTGTAAAAACTTTATAAGGAATTGGTGTAAATCCGGCAGTAAAAACTATCCAGAAATTCCATTCATCATATAGTGATTTAACTTTGTAGAAAATTTCATGGTTAAACCCTGGAATTTTTTCAAAGAAGAAATTTGCAAGCGCTGAAAATTCATTTCCATTCCACCAAGCAAAATGTCCAATTCCATAACCTAATAAAGCTCCTAAAACAGAACCAACTGTACAAATCATTGCAAATCTAAATGATTTTGTTTTTGCACCCAATGCAAGTGCAATTAATAATGCGTCTGGTGGAATTGGGAAAAAAGATGATTCTGCAAATGCCAAAATAAATAATGCTATTGACCCATGTGGAGTTTCTGCCCAATGTAAAACCCAATCGTATAATTTTCTGATAATTTTCATTAATACCAACTTAAATAAATGTGTAAAAATTAAAGCATAAAGAAATAGATAAAAAGTTATATAAGCAAATTATCGTGCGCAAGATCATAATATTTATTTGTATTTTTTGAATAAATAAAAACAAAAATGACCGAATAAAATTATGAATAAGCAAGAAAGATTAGTATCGCTTGATGTTTTTAGAGGAATTACAATTGCTGGAATGATTTTGGTAAACAATCCAGGTACATGGGAATTTATTTATCCTCCTTTAAGACACGCTGTTTGGCATGGTTGTACACCAACAGATTTAGTTTTTCCGTTTTTCTTATTTATTGTGGGCGTTGCAATTACATTTTCTTTATCAAAAAGAAAGGAAAGCGGAGATAATCAAACAAAACTTATTCTTAATATTTTAAGACGAAGTGCTATACTTTTTTTATTGGGAATGATATTAAGTGGATTTCCGAATTTTGATTTTACGAAAATTAGAATTCCTGGTGTATTACAAAGAATTGCAGCGGTTTATTTAGTAACTTCAATTATTTTTCTTAAGACAAAAATAAATACTCAAATATTTTTCACGGTTTTTTTCTTAGTTATTTATTGGATCCTAATGACATTCATTCCCGTTCCGGGTTTTGGTCCAGCAAATTATGAAATAGGTACAAATTTAGCTGCTTGGTTTGATTCTCAAATTCTATCCGGACACATGTGGTCCGTTACAAAAACTTGGGATCCAGAAGGAATTTTAAGTACAATCCCAGCAATATCCACAAGTTTAATTGGTGTTTTAACCGGTTATTGGCTGCAAAACAATTCAGATAAACCGAAAATCACAAACGGTTTATTTCTTTCATCAAGTATTTTAATGTTTTTGGGGTATGTTTGGAACGGATGGTTCCCAATGAATAAAAGTATCTGGACAAGCTCTTATGTTCTTTTCACCGGCGGATTAGCACTAAATTTTTTAGCAATTTGTTTTTATGTTATTGATGTAAAAAAAATTACTTGGTGGATAAAACCATTTCAAGTTTATGGAATGAATGCAATAACAGTTTTTTTTCTTTCCGGAATTATTGGAAGAATTTTATATTTAATAAAAATTACAGAAAATACCGGAGAAAAAATTTCGATAAGTGAATATTTATTCAATAATTATTTTCTTTCTTGGTTAGAACCTATAAATGCTTCGCTTCTTTGGGCAATAGTTTATGTTTTAATTTGGCTTGGTTTAATGTGGATACTTTATGCAAAGAAAATATTTATTAAGGTTTAAAAGAAATTTGCAATTTTAATTCAAAAATCTCTATTTGCATTTTACTACTTTCTAAGCTATTTTTATTGAAATTTTCTTTGGAGAAACGATGCCGCCCATTAAGAATTTCAAAACAATTCCAGAAATGTTTGATGAAGTAACAAAAACATACGGAGTTAATAAAACTTACATTAAACACAAAATTGATGGAAAATATGTAGATGTAAATTATCAAGAAGTGAGAGATATTACAGAAAACCTTGCACTTGGTTTAGCTTCGTTTGGAATTAAACGTAGTGATAAAGTTGCAATTATTTCTGAAAATAGACCCGAATGGTATTACTCTGATTTTGCGATTCTTGGTTTGGGTGCAATTGATGTTCCCATATATCCTAATTCCACTTCGGATACAATTGAATATATTATTAATAATTCTGAATCAGTTGGTGTTATCGTTTCTACAAAATTTCAATTAAATAAAGTTTTAAAGGTTAAGTCAAAATGTAAAAACTTAAATTTTATAGTTGTAATAAGTAACGAAGATACTGAAGGCGAAAACGGAGTTTACACATTTAATCAAACACTCGAAAAAGGTAGAATTTTTAAGAGAGAAAATCCTTCCCATTTTGCAAATTGTATTGAATTGACTAATGAAAATGATTTATGCACAATAATTTATACTTCCGGAACAACTGGTGAACCTAAAGGCGTGATGCTTACAAATAAAAATATTTTATCAAATGTAAAAAGTGCTTGTGAAGTAATTCATGTTTCTGATGAAGATACATTTTTATCATTTTTGCCACTAAGTCATATATTCGAAAGAATGGCTGGTTTCTATCTTGCATGTTCGTGTGGATCAACAGTTGCATTTGCAGAAGGAATTGAAAAAGTTGCGCAAAATATGGGAGAGATAAAACCCACTGTTATGACTGCAGTTCCAAGGTTGTTTGAAAGAATTTACAGTAAAATAAAAAAGAATTTAGAAAAACAACCACAGAAAAAACAAAAAATATTTGAATGGGGAGTTGCAATAGGACAAGAATTTAGAGAACTTAAACGAAATGGAAAATCAGTTCCTTTTACTCTAAATATAAAACATAAACTAGCTGAAAAATTAGTTTTTGCTAAATTGAAACATGTAACCGGAGGAAATTTACGGTTTTTTATTTCTGGCGGTGCAGCGTTGGCAAGAGAACTAGGAGTTTTTTTTGAAGCAGTTGGAATTTTGGTTTTGGAAGGTTATGGATTAACAGAATCATCTCCCGTAATAACTGTGAACAGAGAAAATGATTATAAATTTGGAAGTGTTGGAAAACCAATTCCCGGTGTAGAAGTTAAAATTGCAAAAGACGGAGAAATTTTAGCTTATGGACCAAATATTATGCAAGGATATTTTAAGAAGAAAAGAGAAACCCAAGAAATGATAATAGACGGCTGGCTTCATACCGGAGATATTGGAGTTTTTGATGCAGAAGGATTTTTGATTATAACAGATCGAAAGAAAAGTTTGTTTAAAACTTCTGGTGGAAAATATGTTGCACCAACTCCAATTGAAAATCTTTTCTTAGGAAGCAAATATATTGATCAATTTATAATTATTGGTGATAAACGAATGTTCATAAGTGCATTAGTTGTTCCGGATTTTGAAGCATTAAGAGAATATGCAGATGCACACAGAATTCCATATAAAACAAATGAGGATTTGATAAAATTGAAACAAATTGAAGAAATGATGGAAAAAGATTTTATGCAATTCCAAAAACAACTTGCGAGTTATGAGAAAATTAGAAAGTTCACATTATTAAGTACTCCATTTACAATTGAAAGTGGTGAAATGACTCCGTCTCTAAAATTGAAAAGAAAAGTTATTGAAGAACGATACAAAGATTTAATTGAAGATATGTATAAAGGAATTCAAAACTAATCAAAATTTTATGGGGGAAATTTTAAAAATTTTCCTCCTATAAATATCGCATGCAAATTTATAAGAAATTTTAACCCGCTTCAAAAACCAAATTTTATGTATATTTAGCATTCATTTTTCAAATCTTGAGGCAATTTTGAGTAAAGAAAAAATTTT
The nucleotide sequence above comes from Ignavibacteriota bacterium. Encoded proteins:
- a CDS encoding EutN/CcmL family microcompartment protein, with the translated sequence MVLGKVIGTVWSTRKDEKLVGSKFLIVKELDLENKPKNNFVVAVDSVGAGVGETVLYASGSSARATAQTKDKPVDAVIMAIVDKLDVSVKE
- a CDS encoding EutN/CcmL family microcompartment protein, which encodes MLLGKVIGTIWATKKYETLKSYKMQLVQPINSSMEKLGDPLIAVDTIGAGPGEIIFYATSSEAIIPLHDKTTPVDASIVGIVDSINSEFK
- a CDS encoding RNA polymerase sigma factor RpoD/SigA, coding for MKISKQFTNRDSHSLDKYLQEIGKVELLNAEQEIDYSIRIKHGDQVALEKLVKANLRFVVSVAKQYQNQGLSLGDLINEGNLGLIKAAKRFDETRGFKFISYAVWWIRQSILQALAEQSRIVRLPLNRVGALNKIGKAYNSLEQEYEREPTAAEIANELEMDLEEVSETLKMSNRHISMDAPFTQGEENSLLDVLESDENPLPDNSLMSDSLKSEIERALSTLTERESEVIRLYFGFDGEHSLTLEEIGEQFNLTRERVRQIKEKAIRRLRHTSRSKNLRAYLG
- a CDS encoding C40 family peptidase, with protein sequence MQKILEKLKQFLIIIIAVLITSCSSSNYIQKNSPKVIKINKPSDLPRVNQEIEEEEIPNISVTTEKTEVKSLIENLYTIVSSNNKKEKFLDEIVKFLNTPYRRGGESQSGFDCSGFTKTVYFNTMNIELPRTARDQYKINDIFNDKSLLKFGDLVYFDTSKKYFPGHVGIYLNDDLFAHASTSNGVIISSLNEDYYSKRFIGANRVTRKNN
- the fumC gene encoding class II fumarate hydratase, producing the protein MNFRIETDTMGEVQVPVDKYYGAQTARSLMNFKIGGDRFPREMIRALGILKKAAALVNNELGMLSEEKANLISQAAQEVIDGKLDDHFPLVVWQTGSGTQTNMNANEVISNRAIELSGGIIGSKKPIHPNDDVNKAQSSNDTFPTAMHIAAVEEINRRLIPMVTKLRDALKLKSEEFSEIIKIGRTHLMDAVPLTLGQEFSGYVQQLNYGLDRINGCLPRLSELALGGTAVGTGLNTHIKFAELSAQKISEISGNKFTSAPNKFEALAAHDAIVEASGVLKTLAASLMKIANDIRWLGSGPRCGIGELLLPENEPGSSIMPGKVNPTQSEAMTMVCAQVMGNDTTINIGGSSGNFELNVFKPVIIYNLLQSIRLLADACESFTDHCVVGIEASKINIQKHLTNSLMLVTALNPHVGYDNAAKIAKKAHAENTTLEEAAIALGLLTAEQFKQFVRPENMIGPKS
- the tkt gene encoding transketolase, with the protein product MAEKSNQIQEKCINTIRLLAADAVQKANSGHPGMPMGFAPVAYLLYSKIMKHNPANPKWMNRDRFILSGGHGSTLLYSILHLSGYKISIDDVKNFRQWESITPGHPEFGLTPGVETTTGPLGQGLTNAVGMAVAQKHLASRFNKKGHKLIDHFIYVEVGDGDLMEGISHEAASFSGHNKLGKLIVFYDDNGISIDGPTSLSYSDDVAKRFESYNWHVQKVNDIKNLKDIEQAVKIAQKETEKPSIIIVKSIIGYGSPNKHNTSEVHGSPLGENELILTKKNLGFDETKKFFVPDDVKKQFSTLKEKGKSEEEKWNQLFKNYKEKFPKEAKLLSEMIKGNLGNSWKKKLPKFENYGESMATRSASGKVLNSIVSEIPSLLGGSADLTPSNNTDLKGYADFSTKSPDGRYIRYGVREHAMAGIMNGIATYGGLIPYGGTFLVFADYLRPSIRIAAISKIKPIYVFTHDSIGVGEDGPTHQPIEQIASLRSIPGLILIRPCDANETSQAWKFAIEHNGSPVALALTRQNLKIVDRIKFGSDEGLQKGAYVLKDSEGTPNLILIASGSEVDLALKSAEVLEKENIKVRVVSFPSWEIFEKQSEDYKESVFPKSVRARISIEAGISQGWEKYVGLDGKTIAIDNKYGASAPQNIIFEKYGFTVENVVNQAKSII
- a CDS encoding DedA family protein is translated as MKIIRKLYDWVLHWAETPHGSIALFILAFAESSFFPIPPDALLIALALGAKTKSFRFAMICTVGSVLGALLGYGIGHFAWWNGNEFSALANFFFEKIPGFNHEIFYKVKSLYDEWNFWIVFTAGFTPIPYKVFTVTGGALNVNIFLFVIASIISRAGRFFLVAFLIWKFGPQIKGFIDKYFNWLAIGFTVLLIGGFVGIKYLF
- a CDS encoding DUF5009 domain-containing protein, which produces MNKQERLVSLDVFRGITIAGMILVNNPGTWEFIYPPLRHAVWHGCTPTDLVFPFFLFIVGVAITFSLSKRKESGDNQTKLILNILRRSAILFLLGMILSGFPNFDFTKIRIPGVLQRIAAVYLVTSIIFLKTKINTQIFFTVFFLVIYWILMTFIPVPGFGPANYEIGTNLAAWFDSQILSGHMWSVTKTWDPEGILSTIPAISTSLIGVLTGYWLQNNSDKPKITNGLFLSSSILMFLGYVWNGWFPMNKSIWTSSYVLFTGGLALNFLAICFYVIDVKKITWWIKPFQVYGMNAITVFFLSGIIGRILYLIKITENTGEKISISEYLFNNYFLSWLEPINASLLWAIVYVLIWLGLMWILYAKKIFIKV
- a CDS encoding long-chain fatty acid--CoA ligase, with protein sequence MPPIKNFKTIPEMFDEVTKTYGVNKTYIKHKIDGKYVDVNYQEVRDITENLALGLASFGIKRSDKVAIISENRPEWYYSDFAILGLGAIDVPIYPNSTSDTIEYIINNSESVGVIVSTKFQLNKVLKVKSKCKNLNFIVVISNEDTEGENGVYTFNQTLEKGRIFKRENPSHFANCIELTNENDLCTIIYTSGTTGEPKGVMLTNKNILSNVKSACEVIHVSDEDTFLSFLPLSHIFERMAGFYLACSCGSTVAFAEGIEKVAQNMGEIKPTVMTAVPRLFERIYSKIKKNLEKQPQKKQKIFEWGVAIGQEFRELKRNGKSVPFTLNIKHKLAEKLVFAKLKHVTGGNLRFFISGGAALARELGVFFEAVGILVLEGYGLTESSPVITVNRENDYKFGSVGKPIPGVEVKIAKDGEILAYGPNIMQGYFKKKRETQEMIIDGWLHTGDIGVFDAEGFLIITDRKKSLFKTSGGKYVAPTPIENLFLGSKYIDQFIIIGDKRMFISALVVPDFEALREYADAHRIPYKTNEDLIKLKQIEEMMEKDFMQFQKQLASYEKIRKFTLLSTPFTIESGEMTPSLKLKRKVIEERYKDLIEDMYKGIQN